The following are encoded together in the Ranitomeya imitator isolate aRanImi1 chromosome 4, aRanImi1.pri, whole genome shotgun sequence genome:
- the LOC138675208 gene encoding E3 ubiquitin-protein ligase TRIM39-like encodes MASIDLRDELLCSICLSTFKDPVTLRCGHNFCRVCIGRVLDTQDESRVYSCPECRKRFRVRPALMRNINLHNVAERFLISQQEQEEITGICCTYCVDSPVPAVRSCLHCEASLCDKHLRVHSKSPEHVLSDPSTSLEKMKCSVHKKILEYYCIEDAACICVSCCLIGEHRGHRVKLLDEASEKKKLRNVLRKLIKKTQETEERVQSLEERRRKAQEKAAGEAERVTALCTDIRRRVDDLEKKVLSEISRQEKEESLSLSAQIHQLEIKKDELSRKMRHIEELCNMTDPLTVLQEPDTGDLCDPEEKGDDEDTGGHDKQPHDGDDLDVAVISHTLYTLCEVISGIRSGIYVVSPADILLDVTTAGNNVLISDDLKTARTGEKQKRPERAERFQNYNQVMSRRGFTSGRHYWDVKIRRSGDWMVGMCYPSTDRRGEQSEIGYNNKSWCLWGFDDVFDDDNQYSVIHDSEEIWLPDKISADRFRICLDYEAGQLSFYELCDPIRHLHTFTATFSEPLHAALCVYDGSIKILGRSRNWKKPS; translated from the coding sequence ATGGCGTCTATTGATCTGAGAGACGAGCTGCTCTGCTCCATCTGTTTATCTACATTTAAGGACCCTGTAACgctgagatgtggacacaacttctgccgggtcTGTATTGGTCGTGTGCTGGATACACAGGACGAGTCTAGAGTTTATTCCTGTCCTGAATGCAGAAAAAGATTTCGGGTGCGGCCGGCACTGATGAGGAACATAAATCTCCATAATGTCGCAGAACGTTTCCTGATTTCTCAGCAAGAACAAGAGGAGATCACCGGGATCTGCTGCACTTACTGTGTGGACTCTCCGGTACCTGCTGTTAGATCCTGTCTACACTGTGAGGCTTCTCTGTGTGATAAACACCTGAGGGTTCACAGCAAATCACCAGAACACGTCTTATCTGATCCCAGCACTTCTCTGGAGAAAATGAAATGTTCTGTCCATAAGAAGATCCTGGAATATTATTGCATTGAGGACGCTGCTTGTATCTGTGTGTCCTGCTGTTTGATTGGGGAACATCGTGGACACCGGGTGAAGCTGCTGGATGAGGCCTCAGAGAAGAAGAAACTGAGAAATGTTCTGCGGAAACTGATCAAAAAGACACAGGAGACTGAGGAAAgagtccagagtctggaggagcgcAGGAGAAAAGCTCAGGAAAAAGCAGCTGGAGAAGCCGAGAGAGTCACTGCCCTGTGTACAGACATCAGGAGACGGGTGGACGACCTGGAGAAGAAGGTCCTGAGTGAGATCTCCAGGCAGGAGAAGGAAGAGTCACTGTCACTGTCTGCTCAGATCCATCAGCTGGAAATAAAGAAGGACGAGCTGTCCAGGAAGATGAGAcacattgaggagctgtgtaacatgacggatccactgactgtcttacaggaaccagacaccggtgacttgtgtgatcctgaggagaagggagatgatgaggacacaggaggacatgataaaCAGCCCCATGATGGAGATGACCTGGATGTGGCTGTGATCTCACACACATTATACACTTTATGTGAGGTAATATCAGGTATAAGGAGCGGGATCTATGTGGTGAGTCCTGCAGACATATTACTGGATGTAACCACAGCTGGTAATAATGTCCTTATATCAGACGACCTGAAAACTGCCAGGACAGGAGAAAAGCAGAAACGTCCAGAAAGAGCAGAGAGATTCCAGAATTATAATCAGGTGATGAGCAGGAGAGGATTTacctcaggacgacattactgggatgtgAAGATCAGGAGATCAGGGGATTGGATGGTTGGGATGTGTTATCCCAGTACAGACAGGAGGGGAGAGCAGTCAGAGATTGGATATAATAACAAGTCCTGGTGTTTGTGGGGATTTGATGATGTTTTTGATGATGATAATCAGTATTCAGTGATACATGACAGTGAAGAGATCTGGTTACCTGACAAGATCTCCGCTGATAGATTCAGGATATGtctggattatgaggccgggcagttgtccttttatgagctgtgtgaccccatcagacacttacacaccttcactgccACCTTCTCCGAGCCCCTCCATGCTGCATTATGTGTATATGATGGTTCTATAAAGATATTAGGGAGAAGCAGAAACTGGAAGAAACCGTCATAA